One region of Trichosurus vulpecula isolate mTriVul1 chromosome 1, mTriVul1.pri, whole genome shotgun sequence genomic DNA includes:
- the MIEF2 gene encoding mitochondrial dynamics protein MID49 isoform X2: MVPKALLPWWIMAEFSQKRGKQRDDDPLSSAVDFLLANARLVLGVGGAAVLGIATLAVKRLIDRATSPPDKDDVKAEQKSIEESWQELNLLKASTRPQPKQRRDDLNQLQPSSDQVPRTPEPEPPGDPVAVTVSKLSPSPPTPLCLTLQERLLMYYQNRVVVSESDVTLAKQLAGDIAYELQNFLRGKFPELPFGDLSPSSTLYDGLEAVAADRTCLLVPLVLEPNLWSFIPGEDTIANDPYYWVIRRTQLEYFPRGSSPWDRFIVGGYLSSSVILEVLRKVLVGSINWPAIGSMLDCIIRPGVASEELLLEVQHDHLELRIVIFPTAGSEDRTLLAKPQEGLLENLWQQDFYQAEVSKLHELDSADSGARRLCLRLLQGICRHHPALNRLSVSHLAQVILHLSETETDWAPDSLADRFQQAIIELIGYLEEGSLPCYFNQHINLFGSLHEEEIDDMGFALYNVVMAPELLL, from the exons ATGGTCCCCAAGGCCCTCCTGCCTTG GTGGATCATGGCAGAATTCTCCCAGAAGAGGGGGAAGCAACGAGACGACGACCCGCTAAGCAGTGCCGTGGACTTCCTCCTGGCCAATGCCAGGCTGGTGCTAGGTGTGGGTGGTGCTGCTGTCCTGGGTATTGCGACCCTGGCAGTGAAGCGG CTCATTGACCGTGCTACCAGCCCACCTGACAAGGACGACGTCAAAGCGGAGCAGAAGTCCATCGAGGAAAGTTGGCAGGAGCTGAATCTGCTCAAGGCCTCAACTAGACCTCAGCCAAAGCAGAGGCGAGATGACCTCAACCAGCTACAGCCTTCCTCAGACCAGGTTCCTCGTACCCCAG AACCAGAACCACCCGGAGAccctgtggctgtgactgtgtcCAAACTCAGCCCCAGTCCCCCAACACCATTATGCCTTACGCTGCAGGAGAGACTCCTCATGTACTATCAGAACCGTGTGGTTGTCTCTGAATCTGACGTCACCCTGGCCAAACAGCTGGCTGGTGACATTGCCTACGAGTTGCAGAATTTCTTGCGCGGTAAATTCCCAGAGCTGCCTTTCGGGGATCTGTCTCCAAGCAGCACCCTGTATGACGGGCTGGAGGCTGTGGCTGCCGACCGCACTTGCCTGCTAGTGCCACTGGTGCTAGAGCCCAACCTGTGGAGCTTCATTCCTGGAGAAGACACCATTGCCAATGATCCTTACTACTGGGTGATTCGAAGGACTCAGTTGGAGTACTTTCCCCGAGGAAGTAGCCCCTGGGACCGGTTCATAGTAGGTGGCTACCTCTCCTCCAGTGTCATCCTCGAGGTGCTCCGGAAGGTCCTGGTAGGTTCTATCAACTGGCCAGCCATTGGCAGCATGCTAGATTGCATCATTCGCCCTGGAGTGGCCTCAGAGGAGCTCCTGCTGGAGGTTCAGCATGACCATTTGGAGCTAAGAATTGTCATCTTTCCCACCGCAGGGAGTGAGGACAGAACCCTGCTGGCCAAGCCTCAGGAAGGACTGTTGGAAAACCTTTGGCAGCAGGACTTCTACCAGGCTGAGGTCTCTAAGCTGCATGAGCTAGATAGTGCAGATTCTGGTGCCCGGCGCCTCTGTCTGCGGCTCCTGCAGGGCATCTGCAGGCACCATCCCGCACTGAACAGGCTGAGTGTAAGCCACTTGGCACAGGTCATCCTCCACctcagtgagacagagacagactgggCTCCGGATTCCTTAGCAGATCGGTTCCAGCAGGCCATCATAGAGCTGATTGGCTACCTGGAGGAGGGGTCTCTCCCCTGCTATTTTAATCAGCACATTAATCTTTTTGGCAGTTTGCATGAAGAGGAGATAGATGACATGGGCTTTGCTCTGTATAATGTTGTGATGGCACCAGAGCTCTTGTTATAG
- the MIEF2 gene encoding mitochondrial dynamics protein MID49 isoform X1, with the protein MNLWHHPAACEVRAPTAFPRWIMAEFSQKRGKQRDDDPLSSAVDFLLANARLVLGVGGAAVLGIATLAVKRLIDRATSPPDKDDVKAEQKSIEESWQELNLLKASTRPQPKQRRDDLNQLQPSSDQVPRTPEPEPPGDPVAVTVSKLSPSPPTPLCLTLQERLLMYYQNRVVVSESDVTLAKQLAGDIAYELQNFLRGKFPELPFGDLSPSSTLYDGLEAVAADRTCLLVPLVLEPNLWSFIPGEDTIANDPYYWVIRRTQLEYFPRGSSPWDRFIVGGYLSSSVILEVLRKVLVGSINWPAIGSMLDCIIRPGVASEELLLEVQHDHLELRIVIFPTAGSEDRTLLAKPQEGLLENLWQQDFYQAEVSKLHELDSADSGARRLCLRLLQGICRHHPALNRLSVSHLAQVILHLSETETDWAPDSLADRFQQAIIELIGYLEEGSLPCYFNQHINLFGSLHEEEIDDMGFALYNVVMAPELLL; encoded by the exons atgaACCTTTGGCACCATCCTGCTGCTTGTGAAGTTAGAGCCCCCACAGCCTTCCCCAG GTGGATCATGGCAGAATTCTCCCAGAAGAGGGGGAAGCAACGAGACGACGACCCGCTAAGCAGTGCCGTGGACTTCCTCCTGGCCAATGCCAGGCTGGTGCTAGGTGTGGGTGGTGCTGCTGTCCTGGGTATTGCGACCCTGGCAGTGAAGCGG CTCATTGACCGTGCTACCAGCCCACCTGACAAGGACGACGTCAAAGCGGAGCAGAAGTCCATCGAGGAAAGTTGGCAGGAGCTGAATCTGCTCAAGGCCTCAACTAGACCTCAGCCAAAGCAGAGGCGAGATGACCTCAACCAGCTACAGCCTTCCTCAGACCAGGTTCCTCGTACCCCAG AACCAGAACCACCCGGAGAccctgtggctgtgactgtgtcCAAACTCAGCCCCAGTCCCCCAACACCATTATGCCTTACGCTGCAGGAGAGACTCCTCATGTACTATCAGAACCGTGTGGTTGTCTCTGAATCTGACGTCACCCTGGCCAAACAGCTGGCTGGTGACATTGCCTACGAGTTGCAGAATTTCTTGCGCGGTAAATTCCCAGAGCTGCCTTTCGGGGATCTGTCTCCAAGCAGCACCCTGTATGACGGGCTGGAGGCTGTGGCTGCCGACCGCACTTGCCTGCTAGTGCCACTGGTGCTAGAGCCCAACCTGTGGAGCTTCATTCCTGGAGAAGACACCATTGCCAATGATCCTTACTACTGGGTGATTCGAAGGACTCAGTTGGAGTACTTTCCCCGAGGAAGTAGCCCCTGGGACCGGTTCATAGTAGGTGGCTACCTCTCCTCCAGTGTCATCCTCGAGGTGCTCCGGAAGGTCCTGGTAGGTTCTATCAACTGGCCAGCCATTGGCAGCATGCTAGATTGCATCATTCGCCCTGGAGTGGCCTCAGAGGAGCTCCTGCTGGAGGTTCAGCATGACCATTTGGAGCTAAGAATTGTCATCTTTCCCACCGCAGGGAGTGAGGACAGAACCCTGCTGGCCAAGCCTCAGGAAGGACTGTTGGAAAACCTTTGGCAGCAGGACTTCTACCAGGCTGAGGTCTCTAAGCTGCATGAGCTAGATAGTGCAGATTCTGGTGCCCGGCGCCTCTGTCTGCGGCTCCTGCAGGGCATCTGCAGGCACCATCCCGCACTGAACAGGCTGAGTGTAAGCCACTTGGCACAGGTCATCCTCCACctcagtgagacagagacagactgggCTCCGGATTCCTTAGCAGATCGGTTCCAGCAGGCCATCATAGAGCTGATTGGCTACCTGGAGGAGGGGTCTCTCCCCTGCTATTTTAATCAGCACATTAATCTTTTTGGCAGTTTGCATGAAGAGGAGATAGATGACATGGGCTTTGCTCTGTATAATGTTGTGATGGCACCAGAGCTCTTGTTATAG
- the LOC118832644 gene encoding zinc finger protein OZF-like: protein MAPGTQRPSFQELMTFKDVVVDFTEEEWCLLDHSQKKLYKEVMLENIQNLLSLDVETKFEVNEMPRKLGPFVEECNLRRFMSDAPWDFSLRKIGDFILEIDKNPKSDCELDEIGKRFRQSSILNHCKKMTSGNDCPSDIEYRKCFREHVKVFQSMEKAPGMQMCPGDQWEMTVSWSSDINKYQKSDTGEMLCVSNKGGKTVSQKSEHITHEQTPIRKQPDEYDKWKAQRIHCGEKHYECNQCGKAFIKSSTLTVHQRVHSGEKPYECNWCGKAFTQSSTLTVHQRIHTGERPYECNQCGKAFTKSSHLTAHQKIHTGEKPYECNQCGKAFTQRGNLAAHQKIHTMEKPYGCSQCGKTFRENSHLATHQRIHTGEKAYECNQCGKAFTHNSTLAKHQRIHTGERPYECNECGKVFRHCSSLAKHQKIHGLEKPYG, encoded by the coding sequence atggcccctggCACACAGAGACCCTCATTCCAGGAGTTGATGACCTTCAAGGATGTGGTTGTGGACTTCACTGAGGAGGAGTGGTGCCTCTTGGATCATTCTCAGAAAAAGCTGTACAAGGAGGTCATGCTAGAGAATATCCAGAATCTGCTGTCCCTGGATGTAGAGACCAAGTTTGAAGTAAATGAGATGCCTAGAAAGCTGGGCCCTTTTGTGGAAGAATGTAACCTACGAAGATTCATGAGTGATGCTCCCTGGGACTTCAGCTTGAGAAAGATTGGTGACTTTATTTTGGAGATAGATAAAAACCCAAAGAGTGACTGTGAATTGGATGAAATTGGAAAGAGATTCAGACAATCTTCTATCCTAAATCACTGTAAGAAAATGACCTCAGGAAATGACTGTCCTTCAGACATTGAATATAGGAAATGCTTTAGAGAACATGTAAAGGTTTTTCAGTCCATGGAGAAGGCTCCTGGAATGCAAATGTGTCCAGGTGATCAGTGGGAGATGACTGTGAGCTGGAGTTCAGACATCAATAAATATCAGAAAAGTGATACTGGAGAAATGCTTTGTGTAAGTAATAAAGGTGGGAAGACCGTGAGTCAGAAGTCTGAACACATTACTCATGAGCAAACTCCCATTAGAAAGCAGCCTGATGAATATGACAAGTGGAAAGCTCAGAGAATCCACTGTGGAGAGAAGcattatgaatgtaatcagtgtggaaaagctttcataAAGAGCTCCACtcttactgtacatcagagagtccacagtggagagaaaccttatgaatgtaattggtgtggaaaggctttcacacagagctccactcttactgtacatcagagaatccatactggagagagaccttatgaatgtaatcagtgtggaaaagctttcacaAAGAGCTCCCATCTCActgcacatcagaaaatccacactggggagaagccttatgaatgtaatcagtgtggaaaggctttcacacaaagGGGaaatcttgctgcacatcagaaaatccacactatGGAGAAGCCTTATGGATGTAGTCAATGTGGAAAAACTTTCAGAGAGAACTCCCATCTTGCTACACAtcaaagaatccacactggagagaaggcttatgaatgtaatcagtgtggaaaggctttcacacacaACTCCACTCttgctaaacatcagagaatccacaccgGAGAACGTccctatgaatgcaatgaatgtggaaaggttTTCAGACATTGCTCCAGTCTTGctaaacatcagaaaattcatggTCTAGAGAAGCCTTATGGAtaa
- the MIEF2 gene encoding mitochondrial dynamics protein MID49 isoform X3 — MAEFSQKRGKQRDDDPLSSAVDFLLANARLVLGVGGAAVLGIATLAVKRLIDRATSPPDKDDVKAEQKSIEESWQELNLLKASTRPQPKQRRDDLNQLQPSSDQVPRTPEPEPPGDPVAVTVSKLSPSPPTPLCLTLQERLLMYYQNRVVVSESDVTLAKQLAGDIAYELQNFLRGKFPELPFGDLSPSSTLYDGLEAVAADRTCLLVPLVLEPNLWSFIPGEDTIANDPYYWVIRRTQLEYFPRGSSPWDRFIVGGYLSSSVILEVLRKVLVGSINWPAIGSMLDCIIRPGVASEELLLEVQHDHLELRIVIFPTAGSEDRTLLAKPQEGLLENLWQQDFYQAEVSKLHELDSADSGARRLCLRLLQGICRHHPALNRLSVSHLAQVILHLSETETDWAPDSLADRFQQAIIELIGYLEEGSLPCYFNQHINLFGSLHEEEIDDMGFALYNVVMAPELLL; from the exons ATGGCAGAATTCTCCCAGAAGAGGGGGAAGCAACGAGACGACGACCCGCTAAGCAGTGCCGTGGACTTCCTCCTGGCCAATGCCAGGCTGGTGCTAGGTGTGGGTGGTGCTGCTGTCCTGGGTATTGCGACCCTGGCAGTGAAGCGG CTCATTGACCGTGCTACCAGCCCACCTGACAAGGACGACGTCAAAGCGGAGCAGAAGTCCATCGAGGAAAGTTGGCAGGAGCTGAATCTGCTCAAGGCCTCAACTAGACCTCAGCCAAAGCAGAGGCGAGATGACCTCAACCAGCTACAGCCTTCCTCAGACCAGGTTCCTCGTACCCCAG AACCAGAACCACCCGGAGAccctgtggctgtgactgtgtcCAAACTCAGCCCCAGTCCCCCAACACCATTATGCCTTACGCTGCAGGAGAGACTCCTCATGTACTATCAGAACCGTGTGGTTGTCTCTGAATCTGACGTCACCCTGGCCAAACAGCTGGCTGGTGACATTGCCTACGAGTTGCAGAATTTCTTGCGCGGTAAATTCCCAGAGCTGCCTTTCGGGGATCTGTCTCCAAGCAGCACCCTGTATGACGGGCTGGAGGCTGTGGCTGCCGACCGCACTTGCCTGCTAGTGCCACTGGTGCTAGAGCCCAACCTGTGGAGCTTCATTCCTGGAGAAGACACCATTGCCAATGATCCTTACTACTGGGTGATTCGAAGGACTCAGTTGGAGTACTTTCCCCGAGGAAGTAGCCCCTGGGACCGGTTCATAGTAGGTGGCTACCTCTCCTCCAGTGTCATCCTCGAGGTGCTCCGGAAGGTCCTGGTAGGTTCTATCAACTGGCCAGCCATTGGCAGCATGCTAGATTGCATCATTCGCCCTGGAGTGGCCTCAGAGGAGCTCCTGCTGGAGGTTCAGCATGACCATTTGGAGCTAAGAATTGTCATCTTTCCCACCGCAGGGAGTGAGGACAGAACCCTGCTGGCCAAGCCTCAGGAAGGACTGTTGGAAAACCTTTGGCAGCAGGACTTCTACCAGGCTGAGGTCTCTAAGCTGCATGAGCTAGATAGTGCAGATTCTGGTGCCCGGCGCCTCTGTCTGCGGCTCCTGCAGGGCATCTGCAGGCACCATCCCGCACTGAACAGGCTGAGTGTAAGCCACTTGGCACAGGTCATCCTCCACctcagtgagacagagacagactgggCTCCGGATTCCTTAGCAGATCGGTTCCAGCAGGCCATCATAGAGCTGATTGGCTACCTGGAGGAGGGGTCTCTCCCCTGCTATTTTAATCAGCACATTAATCTTTTTGGCAGTTTGCATGAAGAGGAGATAGATGACATGGGCTTTGCTCTGTATAATGTTGTGATGGCACCAGAGCTCTTGTTATAG